In a single window of the Streptomyces sp. NBC_00353 genome:
- a CDS encoding NAD(P)-binding protein, producing MQRIHIIGGGLAGFTAAITAAESGALVTVHEAHHTLGGRARTAEGPYRTNDGPHALYRRGPHWTWLAQRGLLGPTVTVPLRQAGKLRFRLGGALRRTPPLALLRLTRRRAEHAPVDTDFRTWATAQVGEEGARTAAHFAAVALYHHDPGSLSAAFVQERLRRAAALPPEARYPVGGWAQVIDRMAARAWNLSVRIETATRIDPSTLDHLARSGPVVVATSLDAARGLLRDSTLKWDSGRTALIDLALRTRRGDAFAVSDLDAPGWTERFTAQDRTLAPAGRQLVQGQIPVAPSESKAAGIARAEDLLDLGFPGWRDRVEWRREALAGGRTGAVDRPGTTWRDRPAIDRGNGIYLAGDQVAAPGLLSEVSFNSGMEAAVLALGASERPRPARRPLDLKRS from the coding sequence ATGCAGCGCATCCACATCATCGGCGGCGGCCTCGCCGGGTTCACCGCAGCGATCACGGCCGCCGAGTCCGGTGCCCTGGTGACCGTCCACGAGGCCCACCACACCCTCGGCGGCCGCGCCAGGACCGCCGAAGGCCCGTATCGCACCAATGACGGACCCCACGCCCTCTACCGCCGCGGACCGCACTGGACCTGGCTCGCGCAGCGGGGTCTCCTCGGCCCGACCGTCACCGTGCCGCTGCGCCAGGCCGGCAAACTCCGCTTCCGGCTGGGCGGCGCCCTGCGCAGGACCCCGCCCCTCGCCCTCCTCCGGCTGACCCGCCGCCGGGCCGAACACGCCCCCGTCGACACCGATTTCCGCACCTGGGCCACCGCTCAGGTCGGCGAGGAGGGCGCCCGCACGGCCGCGCATTTCGCCGCTGTCGCGCTCTACCACCACGACCCCGGTTCGCTCTCCGCCGCGTTCGTCCAGGAGCGGCTGCGCCGCGCTGCCGCGCTGCCGCCCGAGGCCCGCTACCCGGTCGGCGGCTGGGCGCAGGTCATCGACCGGATGGCCGCGCGCGCCTGGAATCTGAGCGTCCGGATCGAGACGGCGACCCGGATCGACCCGAGCACCCTCGACCACCTGGCCCGCAGCGGCCCGGTCGTCGTCGCCACCTCCCTCGACGCCGCCCGCGGCCTGCTCCGCGACTCCACCCTGAAGTGGGACAGCGGCAGGACCGCACTGATCGACCTGGCGCTGCGCACCCGGCGCGGCGACGCGTTCGCCGTCTCCGACCTGGACGCCCCCGGCTGGACCGAACGCTTCACTGCCCAGGACCGCACCCTCGCCCCGGCGGGCCGGCAGCTCGTCCAGGGCCAGATTCCCGTCGCCCCCAGCGAGTCGAAGGCGGCCGGCATCGCCCGGGCCGAAGACCTCCTCGACCTCGGCTTCCCGGGCTGGCGCGACCGTGTCGAGTGGCGGCGCGAGGCCCTCGCCGGCGGCCGTACGGGCGCGGTCGACCGCCCCGGCACCACCTGGCGGGACCGGCCGGCCATCGACCGCGGCAACGGGATCTACCTCGCGGGCGACCAGGTCGCCGCGCCCGGACTGCTCAGCGAGGTCTCGTTCAACAGCGGCATGGAGGCCGCCGTGCTCGCGCTCGGAGCGAGCGAACGGCCGCGGCCGGCCCGTCGGCCACTTGACCTCAAGCGGAGTTGA
- a CDS encoding GNAT family N-acetyltransferase, with protein sequence MIRTATAADVPVIHAMVRELADYEKALHEANATEEQLREALFGERPAAYAHIAESDEDGEIVGFALWFLNFSTWRGVHGIYLEDLYVRPDRRGGGHGKALLTELARICVERGYERLEWSVLDWNAPSIAFYDSLGARPQDEWTVYRLTDGALAELGS encoded by the coding sequence ATGATTCGTACCGCTACCGCTGCCGATGTCCCTGTCATTCACGCGATGGTCCGCGAGCTCGCCGACTACGAGAAGGCGCTCCATGAGGCGAACGCCACCGAGGAGCAGCTGCGCGAGGCACTCTTCGGTGAGCGGCCCGCAGCGTATGCGCACATCGCCGAGTCCGACGAGGACGGCGAGATCGTCGGCTTCGCGCTGTGGTTCCTGAACTTCTCGACGTGGCGCGGGGTGCACGGCATCTACCTGGAGGACCTGTACGTACGTCCGGACCGGCGCGGTGGCGGGCACGGGAAGGCGCTGTTGACGGAGCTGGCGCGGATCTGTGTGGAGCGTGGTTACGAGCGTCTGGAGTGGTCGGTGCTGGACTGGAACGCCCCGTCCATCGCCTTCTACGACTCGTTGGGCGCGCGGCCGCAGGACGAGTGGACGGTGTACCGGCTGACGGACGGGGCGCTGGCGGAGCTCGGCAGCTGA
- a CDS encoding immunity 49 family protein, with protein MVTSIPRHDFPTEETAEAIAARAQSTNRVIARLEGSEMAGSRALSSTLTVAKSCCATDPEATKFETWEAWVTAMQVGSALFAAGTALEGPVPSRIGVDGEVKNLPATGPKPYLHAGAWLTSFYLAVICRENQRLEQLAQVPVSFLRASGAVFDEFIYDWVEALQSFWAGRAEDMWNKLVAAAKGTAPETIGNTDTELVLKILYPPINLFDRYQRVDTAQFNEALVDALTWHKQYWTADEARSLSSDGLVALAPLALACLARDGGIPIEVESEYLPKELLEFGWAGEVDA; from the coding sequence GTGGTCACGAGCATTCCCCGCCACGATTTCCCGACGGAGGAAACCGCGGAGGCCATCGCGGCGCGGGCTCAGAGCACGAATCGGGTGATCGCTCGGCTCGAAGGGTCCGAGATGGCCGGCTCGCGCGCCCTGAGCAGCACTCTGACCGTGGCTAAGTCGTGCTGTGCGACCGATCCTGAGGCGACGAAGTTCGAGACGTGGGAGGCCTGGGTCACGGCCATGCAGGTCGGCTCGGCCCTGTTCGCCGCGGGCACCGCGCTCGAGGGCCCGGTGCCGTCCCGGATCGGGGTCGACGGCGAGGTGAAGAACCTTCCGGCGACCGGGCCGAAGCCGTACCTGCATGCGGGGGCCTGGCTGACCTCCTTCTACCTGGCGGTGATCTGCCGCGAGAACCAGCGTCTGGAGCAGCTCGCGCAGGTGCCCGTCTCGTTCCTGCGTGCTTCGGGTGCGGTGTTCGACGAGTTCATCTACGACTGGGTGGAGGCTCTGCAGAGCTTCTGGGCCGGTCGCGCTGAGGACATGTGGAACAAGCTCGTCGCTGCGGCGAAAGGCACCGCCCCCGAGACGATCGGCAACACCGACACGGAACTGGTGCTGAAGATCCTCTACCCTCCGATCAATCTCTTCGACCGCTACCAGCGTGTCGACACAGCACAGTTCAACGAGGCGCTGGTCGACGCCCTCACCTGGCACAAGCAGTACTGGACCGCAGACGAGGCACGCTCTCTCAGCAGCGACGGTCTGGTCGCTCTTGCCCCGCTCGCCCTGGCCTGCTTGGCCCGCGACGGGGGCATCCCAATCGAAGTCGAATCGGAGTACCTGCCCAAGGAGCTCCTGGAGTTCGGCTGGGCGGGCGAGGTCGATGCCTGA
- a CDS encoding rhomboid-like protein encodes MAPSSPSPPAHPAPARAIRAIGCWIRSAPGTYIWLTILFATTFVVHQMSPDFEEDFLRQRSTNIHELLRDPVRVLISSAFWIEGGHWLTYAFLFTVFHAPAERWLGTLRWFAVAALAHVLATLVSEGVLAWAVRHGQAPVSAVNTLDVGVSYALAGVVAVLTYHVPRPWRPVYLFAVLVVYGVPLITGRTFTDLGHFTAALIGLACYPLTRGTTKPPLAQ; translated from the coding sequence ATGGCCCCGAGCAGCCCCTCTCCACCCGCACACCCGGCCCCCGCGCGAGCCATCCGCGCCATCGGCTGCTGGATCCGCAGCGCCCCGGGCACCTACATCTGGCTGACGATCCTCTTCGCCACGACGTTCGTCGTGCACCAGATGTCACCCGACTTCGAAGAGGACTTCCTGCGCCAGCGCTCGACCAACATCCACGAGCTCCTCCGCGACCCGGTACGCGTCCTCATCTCCAGCGCCTTCTGGATCGAGGGCGGCCACTGGCTCACGTACGCCTTCCTCTTCACGGTCTTCCACGCCCCCGCCGAGCGCTGGCTCGGCACGCTGCGGTGGTTCGCGGTCGCCGCGCTCGCGCACGTCCTGGCCACGCTCGTCAGCGAGGGCGTCCTCGCCTGGGCCGTCCGCCACGGGCAGGCGCCCGTGTCCGCCGTCAACACCCTGGACGTCGGGGTCAGTTACGCACTCGCGGGTGTGGTCGCCGTCCTCACGTACCACGTCCCCCGCCCCTGGCGGCCGGTGTACCTCTTCGCCGTCCTCGTCGTCTACGGCGTCCCCCTGATCACCGGCCGCACCTTCACCGACCTCGGCCACTTCACCGCCGCACTCATCGGTCTCGCCTGCTACCCGCTCACCCGGGGGACGACGAAACCACCCCTCGCGCAGTAA
- a CDS encoding NAD(P)/FAD-dependent oxidoreductase, with translation MSTVSTVNGGISFWYADQGTPTAREPLPGDTTADVCIVGGGYTGLWTAYYLKKAVPFLNITVLEAKFCGYGASGRNGGWLYNGIAGRDRYAKLHGHDAAVRLQKAMNETVDEVVRVAAEENIDADIHRGGVLEVAYTPAQLARLKDFHSVEIAFGETDRVLRGARETAERIRVTGAVGSTWTPHGARLHPVKLVKGLADAVEALGVTIHESTPVTEIKPKHAHTPYGTVRAPYILRCTEGFTSGLKGQRRTWLPMNSSMIATEPLPKEIWDTIGWDGRETLGDMAHAYMYAQRTADDRIALGGRGVPYRYGSATDNDGRTQPATIEALRDILVRFFPTTAGVRIDHAWSGVLGVPRDWCATVTLDRSTGLGWAGGYVGSGVATTNLAARTLRDLIQQDSGQSGPTDLTTLPWVNHKVRRWEPEPFRWIGVHGMYAAYRTADRRELTSPRPGTDPIAKAADRLAGRH, from the coding sequence ATGAGCACCGTCAGCACGGTCAACGGCGGAATATCGTTCTGGTACGCGGATCAGGGCACCCCCACAGCCCGCGAACCCCTGCCCGGCGACACCACGGCCGACGTCTGCATCGTCGGCGGCGGATACACCGGCCTGTGGACCGCCTACTACCTCAAGAAGGCCGTCCCCTTCCTCAACATCACCGTCCTGGAAGCCAAGTTCTGCGGCTACGGCGCCTCCGGACGCAACGGCGGCTGGCTCTACAACGGCATCGCGGGCCGCGACCGCTACGCGAAACTCCACGGCCACGACGCCGCGGTCCGCCTCCAGAAGGCGATGAACGAAACCGTCGACGAAGTCGTACGCGTCGCCGCCGAGGAGAACATCGACGCCGACATCCACCGGGGCGGCGTCCTCGAAGTCGCGTACACCCCCGCCCAGCTGGCCCGCCTCAAGGACTTCCACTCCGTGGAGATCGCCTTCGGCGAGACCGACCGCGTCCTGCGCGGCGCCCGCGAGACCGCCGAACGCATCCGTGTCACCGGAGCCGTCGGCTCCACCTGGACCCCGCACGGCGCCCGCCTGCACCCGGTCAAACTCGTCAAGGGCCTCGCCGACGCCGTCGAAGCGCTCGGCGTCACCATCCACGAATCGACCCCCGTCACCGAGATCAAGCCCAAGCACGCCCACACCCCGTACGGCACCGTCCGCGCCCCGTACATCCTGCGCTGCACCGAAGGCTTCACCTCGGGACTCAAGGGCCAGCGTCGCACCTGGCTCCCGATGAACTCCTCGATGATCGCCACCGAGCCGCTCCCCAAGGAGATCTGGGACACCATCGGCTGGGACGGCCGCGAGACCCTCGGCGACATGGCCCACGCCTACATGTACGCCCAGCGCACCGCCGATGACCGCATCGCACTCGGCGGCCGGGGCGTCCCCTACCGCTACGGCTCCGCCACCGACAACGACGGCCGCACCCAGCCCGCCACCATCGAGGCGCTCCGCGACATCCTGGTCCGCTTCTTCCCCACCACGGCGGGCGTCCGCATCGACCACGCCTGGTCCGGGGTCCTCGGCGTCCCCCGCGACTGGTGCGCCACCGTCACTCTCGACCGCTCCACCGGCCTGGGCTGGGCCGGCGGTTACGTCGGCTCCGGCGTCGCCACCACCAACCTCGCCGCCCGCACCCTGCGCGACCTGATCCAGCAGGACTCCGGCCAGTCGGGCCCCACCGACCTGACGACCCTCCCCTGGGTCAACCACAAGGTCCGCCGCTGGGAACCGGAACCCTTCCGCTGGATCGGCGTCCACGGCATGTACGCGGCCTACCGCACCGCGGACCGCCGCGAACTCACCTCCCCCCGCCCGGGAACCGACCCCATCGCCAAGGCGGCGGACCGGCTGGCGGGGCGTCACTGA
- a CDS encoding DUF6507 family protein yields MTGWDLKPQGIQGVLKTTGETAGKIESYAKSYGKHLTSAATSAGTITAEDGGEGGEKAGGGLVALALSQYAEHATTDLKFIAARAGKSLTGAVDATTAYLNGDLEMAAESQRKALGIPDLDLTKPGVQTK; encoded by the coding sequence ATGACCGGGTGGGATCTGAAGCCGCAGGGTATTCAGGGTGTGCTGAAGACGACGGGTGAGACGGCGGGGAAGATCGAGTCGTACGCGAAGTCGTACGGCAAGCATCTGACGTCGGCGGCGACGAGTGCGGGCACGATCACCGCGGAGGACGGTGGTGAGGGCGGGGAGAAGGCCGGTGGCGGCCTGGTCGCTCTCGCCCTGTCGCAGTACGCCGAACACGCCACGACGGACCTGAAGTTCATCGCCGCCCGGGCCGGAAAATCCCTGACCGGTGCGGTGGACGCGACGACCGCCTACCTCAACGGTGACCTGGAAATGGCCGCCGAATCGCAGCGCAAGGCTTTGGGCATCCCGGATCTGGACCTGACGAAGCCCGGGGTGCAGACCAAGTGA
- a CDS encoding DUF6507 family protein yields MTGWDLKPQGIQGVLKTTGETAGKIESYAKSYGKHLTSAATSAGTITAEDGGEGGEKAGGGLVALALSQYAEHATTDLKFIAARAGKSLTGAVDATTAYLNGDLEMAAESQRKALGIPDLDLTKPGVQTK; encoded by the coding sequence GTGACCGGGTGGGATCTGAAGCCGCAGGGTATTCAGGGTGTGCTGAAGACGACGGGTGAGACGGCGGGGAAGATCGAGTCGTACGCGAAGTCGTACGGCAAGCATCTGACGTCGGCGGCGACGAGTGCGGGCACGATCACCGCGGAGGACGGTGGTGAGGGCGGGGAGAAGGCCGGTGGCGGCCTGGTCGCTCTCGCCCTGTCGCAGTACGCCGAACACGCCACGACGGACCTGAAGTTCATCGCCGCCCGGGCCGGAAAATCCCTGACCGGTGCGGTGGACGCGACGACCGCCTACCTCAACGGTGACCTGGAAATGGCCGCCGAGTCGCAGCGCAAGGCGTTGGGCATCCCGGATCTGGACCTGACGAAACCCGGGGTGCAGACCAAGTGA
- a CDS encoding aminoglycoside phosphotransferase family protein: MHGPTIGCVIDIPDALIATRSKYNGEAGRAFVAALPGLADRFLREWGLRRDGAAMYGVCALVLPVVRTSDGRPAALKLQAQDEETAGEPVALRVWGDAGAGAVGLLDHDPGTGTMLLERLDERRPLSGVADERAAVEVLAGLLVRLTSVPAPDGLRRLGDAAERMLDGVARAVAGLADADERRLLRDCAAAVREVAGEPGDRLLHWDLHYDNILAGRADEGRGHEWIALDPKPLAGDPGFDLMPALANRFDASAVRWRFDLMTEALGLDRERARAWTLGRVLQNGLWGVTEGGHRLPPDQVEIARQLLGRGE; encoded by the coding sequence ATGCACGGTCCTACGATCGGGTGCGTGATTGACATTCCGGACGCGCTGATCGCCACCCGGTCCAAGTACAACGGGGAGGCCGGGCGGGCGTTCGTGGCCGCGCTGCCCGGGCTCGCGGACCGCTTCCTGAGGGAGTGGGGGCTGCGGCGGGACGGGGCCGCGATGTACGGGGTGTGTGCGCTGGTGCTGCCGGTGGTGCGCACGTCGGACGGCCGGCCGGCGGCGCTGAAGCTTCAGGCGCAGGACGAGGAGACGGCGGGGGAGCCGGTCGCGCTGCGGGTCTGGGGCGATGCCGGTGCGGGAGCTGTGGGGCTGCTCGACCACGACCCCGGGACCGGCACGATGCTGCTGGAACGGCTGGACGAGCGGCGGCCGCTGTCGGGGGTGGCCGATGAGCGGGCGGCGGTCGAGGTGCTCGCCGGGCTCCTGGTCCGGCTGACGTCCGTGCCTGCGCCGGACGGACTGCGCCGGCTCGGGGATGCCGCGGAGCGGATGCTGGACGGAGTGGCGCGGGCGGTGGCCGGGCTGGCGGACGCGGACGAACGGCGGCTGCTGAGGGACTGCGCGGCGGCGGTACGGGAGGTGGCGGGCGAACCGGGGGACCGGCTGCTCCACTGGGACCTGCACTACGACAACATCCTGGCCGGGCGGGCCGACGAGGGCCGGGGGCACGAGTGGATCGCACTGGACCCGAAGCCGCTGGCCGGGGACCCCGGTTTCGATCTGATGCCCGCCCTGGCCAACCGGTTCGACGCGTCGGCGGTGCGGTGGCGGTTCGATCTGATGACGGAGGCGCTGGGGCTGGACCGGGAGCGGGCGCGGGCCTGGACACTGGGGCGGGTGCTGCAGAACGGCCTCTGGGGTGTGACGGAGGGCGGACACCGGCTGCCACCGGATCAGGTGGAGATCGCCCGGCAGCTGCTGGGGCGGGGGGAGTGA
- a CDS encoding ADP-ribosyltransferase, translating into MIKPEAIPQFTGNLGQLEKDYGGLKTDAGHIRSTGSDVHTQFQGLSAYYQAPEAEKLFASTKPVQDRADTFADDLEKVSTALSDYATEVRPLAAKLEQLKTDATKFVNANKDDDEWEYDEDKVDEHNQLRDDVTATVAAFWAAERTCHNKITALFGGTQMVAGDGSDRKDQYGFNADDLKNAKLPWGDPVEEKHHVWEVGHWVKSFVWDGLIVDGIWGTIKGLGTLVGFGGWDAMGQAWKGLAQLATGLAITAIPGAGALFWTLPDDKLPSWLRDSRTAMKETGKALVAWDEWGKNPGRAAGAVTFNVLTTVFTGGAGAGVSGAGKAGAVAKVLSVAGKAGKVIDPMTYIAKGAGAGLSKIGDITKGLKGIGNIEIPKLPDGSFQLPDGHVLDPNGNLIPPTGALDTPSIPHATVPGTSLPTSWQIQPTSVPGVHAGSGIPDVPHTGGGFDNVPAGGSSHVPGAPASHVPNGSFGPAPTAFDPAGHVPGSPASHVPNGSFGPAPAAFDPAGHVPAGPAGHIPGTPAGHVPSGSFGPAPAAFDPAGHVPGGPASHVPGGPAAHVPGEHFPTAAGHDVPTTGPHGPGHDAPGTHGHDAPHHGGHADDVAAHADDAAHAGDAGGHVDPHGAVGDALHGADDAVTAGHHGVDGTDVAGAADDFKYTPHMSEADFDNLTTAEKHQVAAAELADGTVPFADDWAAIDYGRDYWNDYVHDLDPSAKQALRDYTGDTFPSYKDMNGYLRGDPYYGPRPEVLHDISEMDRVMSTRPVPEDVMVVRGTGIGHLDLDSPLEMMGGTYGDEGYLSTSLGNHPVPSFAGKDAILHLRVPKGTPALWLEKVSKYGVEEREILLGRGSEYRVTRVFVDEAGKAQVYGEILPK; encoded by the coding sequence GTGATCAAGCCGGAAGCGATACCGCAGTTCACCGGCAACCTCGGCCAGCTGGAGAAGGACTACGGCGGCCTCAAAACCGATGCCGGGCACATCCGCAGCACCGGGTCCGACGTCCACACCCAGTTCCAGGGCCTGTCCGCCTACTACCAGGCACCCGAGGCGGAGAAACTCTTCGCGTCGACGAAACCGGTCCAGGACCGGGCCGACACCTTCGCCGACGACCTGGAAAAAGTCTCCACCGCCCTCTCCGACTACGCCACCGAAGTCCGTCCGCTGGCCGCGAAGCTCGAGCAGCTGAAAACGGACGCGACGAAGTTCGTCAACGCGAACAAGGACGACGACGAGTGGGAGTACGACGAGGACAAGGTCGACGAGCACAACCAGCTCCGCGACGACGTCACCGCGACCGTCGCCGCGTTCTGGGCAGCCGAACGCACCTGCCACAACAAGATCACCGCCCTGTTCGGCGGAACCCAGATGGTCGCCGGCGACGGATCCGACCGCAAAGACCAATACGGATTCAACGCCGACGACCTGAAAAACGCGAAACTCCCCTGGGGCGACCCGGTCGAGGAAAAGCACCACGTCTGGGAAGTCGGCCACTGGGTCAAATCGTTCGTCTGGGACGGACTGATCGTCGACGGGATCTGGGGCACCATCAAGGGCCTGGGCACCCTCGTCGGATTCGGCGGCTGGGACGCCATGGGCCAGGCATGGAAAGGCCTCGCCCAACTCGCCACCGGCCTCGCCATCACCGCGATCCCCGGCGCAGGCGCCCTGTTCTGGACCCTCCCCGACGACAAACTCCCCTCCTGGCTACGTGACTCACGCACCGCGATGAAAGAAACCGGCAAAGCACTCGTCGCCTGGGACGAATGGGGCAAGAACCCCGGACGCGCCGCCGGAGCCGTCACCTTCAACGTCCTGACCACCGTCTTCACCGGCGGAGCAGGCGCCGGAGTCTCCGGCGCCGGCAAAGCCGGCGCCGTCGCCAAGGTCCTCTCCGTCGCAGGCAAAGCCGGCAAGGTCATCGACCCCATGACCTACATCGCCAAAGGCGCAGGCGCCGGCCTCTCCAAAATCGGCGACATCACCAAAGGCCTCAAGGGCATCGGCAACATCGAGATCCCGAAGCTGCCCGACGGCTCGTTCCAGTTGCCCGACGGACACGTGCTGGACCCCAACGGCAACCTCATCCCCCCGACCGGCGCGCTCGACACGCCCTCGATCCCGCACGCCACGGTCCCCGGGACGTCGCTGCCCACCTCCTGGCAGATCCAGCCCACGTCGGTGCCCGGAGTCCATGCCGGAAGCGGCATCCCCGATGTGCCGCACACGGGTGGCGGCTTCGACAACGTGCCGGCCGGCGGGAGCAGCCATGTGCCCGGCGCTCCGGCATCCCACGTACCGAACGGTTCCTTCGGGCCCGCCCCGACAGCCTTCGACCCGGCGGGCCACGTACCGGGGAGCCCGGCGTCGCACGTACCGAACGGATCGTTCGGCCCCGCCCCGGCGGCCTTCGACCCGGCGGGCCACGTACCGGCCGGTCCTGCGGGTCACATACCGGGCACACCGGCAGGCCACGTCCCGAGCGGCTCGTTCGGCCCCGCCCCCGCGGCGTTCGACCCCGCAGGCCACGTACCCGGCGGTCCCGCAAGCCACGTACCCGGCGGACCGGCAGCGCACGTTCCCGGGGAGCACTTCCCGACGGCTGCGGGGCACGACGTACCGACCACGGGCCCGCACGGCCCGGGGCACGACGCACCGGGTACGCACGGGCACGACGCCCCGCACCACGGCGGGCACGCCGACGACGTGGCCGCACACGCCGACGACGCGGCGCACGCCGGTGACGCCGGCGGACATGTCGACCCGCACGGCGCTGTCGGAGACGCACTGCACGGCGCCGACGACGCGGTGACGGCCGGCCACCACGGTGTGGACGGGACGGATGTCGCCGGCGCGGCGGACGACTTCAAGTACACCCCGCACATGTCGGAAGCCGACTTCGACAATCTCACCACGGCCGAGAAGCACCAGGTCGCCGCCGCCGAACTGGCAGACGGAACAGTCCCGTTCGCCGACGACTGGGCAGCGATCGACTACGGCCGGGACTACTGGAACGACTACGTGCACGACCTGGACCCGTCCGCGAAGCAGGCGCTCCGGGACTACACGGGGGACACGTTCCCCTCGTACAAGGACATGAACGGCTACCTGCGGGGGGACCCCTACTACGGCCCCCGACCCGAGGTCCTGCACGACATCAGCGAGATGGACCGGGTCATGTCGACTCGGCCTGTCCCGGAAGACGTCATGGTCGTGCGCGGCACGGGCATCGGGCACCTCGACCTCGACTCGCCGCTGGAAATGATGGGCGGCACGTACGGCGATGAGGGCTACCTCTCCACGTCGCTCGGAAACCACCCGGTACCCAGCTTCGCGGGCAAGGACGCGATCCTCCACCTCCGCGTACCGAAGGGCACGCCCGCGCTCTGGCTGGAGAAGGTCAGCAAGTACGGCGTGGAGGAGCGTGAGATCCTGCTCGGGCGCGGCTCGGAGTACCGGGTGACCCGAGTCTTCGTGGACGAGGCCGGTAAAGCCCAGGTCTACGGCGAAATCCTGCCGAAGTGA
- a CDS encoding zinc-binding dehydrogenase — translation MHAVRLHTFGPAENLTYETTDDPVPGPGQVRIAVAAAGVHLLDTALREGMTGPFPAPAELPTVPGREVAGTVDMLGESTDPGLLGNRVVAHLGTAPGGYAELAVTDADRLHRIPPGLDEAEAVAMIGTGRTTLGILQFTDLGPDSIALVPAAAGGIGTLLVQYAKNAGATVIGLAGGPAKTAAVRANGADLAVDYTLPDWPRRVRAHLDGLGRRATVVYDSVGGVTGRAAVDLLGKGGQHIVFGWSGEGLHNGSPLTFTDEELTERGITSESVLGPAMMQKAGGLRVLEERALAEAAAGRLRPAVQRFPLAEAAAAHRALETRGTMGKVVLVP, via the coding sequence ATGCACGCCGTCCGCCTCCACACCTTCGGCCCCGCCGAGAACCTCACGTACGAGACGACCGACGACCCCGTACCCGGCCCCGGCCAGGTCCGTATCGCCGTCGCCGCGGCGGGCGTGCACCTCCTGGACACCGCCCTGCGCGAGGGCATGACGGGCCCCTTCCCGGCCCCCGCCGAGCTGCCCACCGTCCCCGGCCGGGAAGTCGCCGGAACCGTCGACATGCTCGGCGAGTCCACCGACCCCGGACTGCTCGGCAACCGCGTCGTCGCCCATCTCGGCACGGCCCCCGGCGGTTACGCCGAACTCGCCGTCACCGACGCCGACAGGCTCCACCGGATCCCGCCCGGCCTCGACGAAGCCGAAGCCGTCGCCATGATCGGCACCGGTCGCACCACACTCGGCATCCTGCAGTTCACCGACCTGGGCCCCGACTCCATCGCCCTGGTCCCGGCCGCCGCGGGCGGTATCGGCACCCTGCTCGTGCAGTACGCCAAGAACGCCGGGGCCACCGTCATAGGCCTGGCCGGCGGTCCCGCCAAGACCGCCGCGGTCAGGGCCAACGGCGCCGACCTCGCCGTCGACTACACACTCCCCGACTGGCCCCGGCGGGTCCGCGCCCACCTGGACGGCCTCGGCCGCCGCGCCACCGTCGTCTACGACTCCGTGGGCGGCGTCACCGGCCGCGCGGCCGTCGACCTCCTCGGCAAGGGCGGGCAGCACATCGTCTTCGGCTGGTCCGGCGAAGGACTCCACAACGGGTCCCCGCTCACCTTCACCGACGAGGAACTCACCGAACGCGGCATCACGTCCGAGAGCGTCCTCGGACCGGCGATGATGCAGAAGGCGGGCGGCCTGCGCGTCCTCGAAGAACGCGCGCTCGCCGAAGCCGCCGCCGGACGCCTGCGCCCCGCCGTCCAGCGCTTCCCCCTCGCCGAAGCGGCCGCCGCCCACCGCGCCCTGGAGACGCGCGGCACGATGGGCAAGGTCGTCCTCGTGCCGTAG
- a CDS encoding pore-forming ESAT-6 family protein — translation MAGGSDRRAYDTGASADAQGNLQVVIARLEEVIAARDGQVKAAMADFTADGVADEYHGKEMRWNRASQEVKSIIQLLKTTLEKNDGTAQHTITRAKAAVDNIG, via the coding sequence ATGGCTGGTGGCAGTGATCGTCGTGCGTATGACACGGGTGCGTCGGCGGATGCGCAGGGCAACCTCCAGGTCGTGATCGCGCGTCTGGAGGAAGTCATCGCGGCGCGTGACGGCCAGGTGAAGGCTGCGATGGCGGACTTCACCGCGGACGGTGTGGCGGATGAGTACCACGGCAAGGAAATGCGGTGGAACCGGGCCTCGCAGGAGGTCAAGAGCATCATCCAGCTGCTGAAGACGACGCTGGAGAAGAACGACGGGACCGCGCAGCACACGATCACGCGCGCGAAGGCAGCCGTCGACAACATCGGCTGA